Genomic window (Magnolia sinica isolate HGM2019 chromosome 6, MsV1, whole genome shotgun sequence):
catattcaaatgggctaatcctaggccAATTTGCTCATGGCACCCCCACCACGAATGTTTTTAAACGATGGGCCCTGCGGAAAGTCcgacgtggacgccccaggacactgtaccgaCGGGTCGGGTTGTTACACCTTCCCCTTGGGTTGTGCAGTTTTCTAGGGCGGACCTGTCAtagggatccttgcagtaggataggtccgtgtgttaggacgttcaagttacgcttctgcccgagtagccaacttgatcgcatcattcatcgtccagacggactgcatctggacccgatcctggatagtcatacgcaatccaccgttgaattggGTGACTTGCtgtgattcagtctcgaccaaatcattACGCACCACTAGGTGGTAAAATTCTTTTgcatattctctcaccgaccaaCTACCCTGTCgataattttgatattgttggaataatacctgatcgtaatcgctagggaggaatcgggcacgtagtagctgcttcatccgttgCCAGGTGCTAATTAGTGCTTTTGTCTGCCTGGTTCACGCGAATTGCAGTTGTTcctaccaagctgaagctccttctttcaacttgtaggccacaagcttgaccttctttgctttagggatatccatatagtcgaaaaatcgctcaacttcagaaagccaatcgagaaaatctttaaTATGTAGTTGCccattgaagttaggaatatcaacccgcatcttgaattctcgatccgttcgatctacttgATCGCCGCCATGTCTTGGGTGCTGGAAGATTATGttatcgatttcctcctcactggagcccccttcctcaggaatgacccttggatgcactgccggtactatcctaTGATCAGGGCGATTACGGGTTTCAGCAATGGGCagtggaggattaccaccaggaacacggagttgcatTAGGTTTTccaccaagagatccgctatgcggtcgatggaagcctgcagcccttgcatggcttgctgattctctcgttgcgctactgccgccgttaaaggtaaattccctggagcaccgcccatgagaTTGTTGCCCAACCTGTCGTTAGAAGTCATTGATCtaaggagaaacctcgctttgataccaaactgacgcagggggggacgtgaggtcgagcaccatcttcctcaagaggataactattctaaatccacggaacttctctggactcctcacagagacttctcgaatccacaaggaaagaaagtaagaaatagaaagaaattctaataaattcgaatttaATTAatcaatgaataaaaacgagttcacaaccctttaaataggggtacaaaccaatgggaaagaaatcagaatcaaactacaactaaaactcctagaattcgcgacttactataaatagtaaacttactatttatagacggtcgtaatgtctactagcgcgcaaggttttcggccaaaaatagtaagtgtcctatttggcttcaccaaaccgttctcctaattattctaagctcttttcacgttgggtgcaactcctaaagcccgacggatgaagagttataatcaaactaaaacttactatttatagtaaaaacgaaattaaaacaaggaaacaacCGTCGAACAAGGGATTTTTTGCAATTctgggctgcgtaacccggctaaagtagcttgttctaccccaaaatcatatattttatgtcagataactcattccagattgtgagatacgctcgatctaaggtcctactgttcggatcacttctgtcgtcgaccgggccttttctgatccatcttggccatgaaactgtccgcgacccgctctacatcacactaGGTTCGAATGAAGTAGTCAGTGGGATACGGGGACACACTCGATGTGGgtgactcatgtgatttggggcccatgagggagaTCTCATGTTCAaaactcctcaccaggggtgattaatgcgcatttcacacatggcccgagtggggtagcccgtacGATGTGGGGACATGCTCGAGGTAGGCGGCCCATATAATTTGGAGTCCACGAAaggggttcggtcgaggtcctaacccatgcgatgtgggacctgggctaagagataaaggaattaattcgccataccctaacaattcgagcttttaaagtaagtgattaattgtcctgcatcaaattaataccattaaaaacttcgtaaggtccactataatttttatttgtcatccaagctattgataaggtaacgtaaacctaaatgaagtgaataaacaaatatcatcttgatccaaaacttttgtggcacattcatggtcaatcaacactaattcttatgatatggtccacctataATTGAATCATCTTCATTtgtggtctcatgccctaaaatgatatgacaaaaaagATGAGTGTAGttataaaatacatacctcatggtgggccccaaagtaagGTCCAcacagtcttgggtgaggctgagcCACACCTAATCTATTCCTATCCACAATCTACCACATGATTTTTAACAGCACCAATTGCGGCACAAACACGCCATGGATACGGTGGATGGgtgaccaccatttaaaaaaaaaaaaaaaaaggtggtgaCCCATGACCCTAGTCATATCCCTTTAATATATGCACACATAAGCTTGTGGGTGCCTTTTCAATGCTCTCAAACCAATACGCATTATTCCCCACTCCTATTCTCACGTTGCTTTCTTTCATTGCCTCAGAATCGCAATGCCTCCATTTGTTGAATGGACATTACAAAGTCTTCTCCTTGATATTATTGCCTTTAGAAAATTGCCGACAACACTCACTAATTGCATCTTCCTCccaaatcatctctctctctctctctctttcattttttggcCATTTGGGTTGAAAAGCCAAATACACGATTAAACTATCTTAAAAGACAAAACCTCTCATGGGTTATGtttgaaaatcaagaaaaagctAAGCTCAACCATAATCTACCTACTAAACCCCATTCACATTCAATTAAAAAATCCatttaaagtggaccccacaaagcatAGATAAACATCAAATGATCTTAAGACATGGATGCCAATATATAATAAGAAACATGTAATTCTAGACTCTCGAATCGCGTGCTAATGCTGAGATGGGTCTCATGGGTTCGACCCCAGGTTGGAATTTCtcatttgggtttttcttttaGAAGCCTTCCAAGCATCGCTTAGCGCGTGATGACACGTCTTTTGTTCTAACTGCTTTCTTTGACCCAACGCCACTCTTGAattggatccaactcattcaaCAATCctttttaatctttttaaatacAGTTTTATATTAGTGGTGTGATCtcttgaatggtgtggattgacAGACGATGGTAAGCCCCCGAAGGGTTGTTACATACCCATAACAATTTATTACAGAACCTATATgagtattttttattattattattattattattattattattattaaataaaaccataatggctgttacaatGTAGCAGTGATGGCCGTTATAAAATACCTTGATCATGTGTGCCActagatttgaatttttttattagatggtCTAGGTTGTTGGTTTAATAGTTAAAAAGTTATTAATAGTAATTTCCATTTGCAAGAACGGCAAATGGAGGGCTGAGATTGAATCTATGACAGTGTCATGTATCTGATGTGTCCATATGAAGATCTTGTTGTGTAAATGGATGGCCTTTATGATTACTATTGCAAAACCATGATGTGCTATATTCACATCATGGTCATGGTTGAGTTGATGTAACATGGACCATATGATCACATGCATTAGAAATGGCACACGTGTCTTGTTGGAAGCCGGTGGTGCAAGCCATGTGAAAGCATGGCATCACATGGCACTGTTCGTGGTGCTATGGTGCTTGACACACTGGCCGGACTTTCAACTATATAGCGTGGATTTAACTATTTTGGTAAAGGTTAGGAGTACAATGTGAGGTTGTCACAACTTACCAAGTTTTAGCAACTTATCTATTCAAAACAATCCAGACCTTCCGAATCTTGGGCCCATTGTAGATTGACCGTAGCCCAGAAGACGATCTTGTCCATCTGATTTTGCTAGCTAAATTTTGCCCTCTGACCATATTtctaactgtccatttgatggcaccaactGGATGAGGAGGATTGTGTGGTCAGGATGGTTATCTGATATGCTTCATCTACAAATGGGGGCCACAATTTAGACAGAATCTCCACAATTTTCATCAAAGGGCtgagtgtttggatgcacagtTGAATTGAATTGAGATCTGAAATAGTCATTACATTTTCCGAATACAAACAATGCACATGTAGAATATAAATCATAGTCAAGGGTCCATTTGTATAGGGGATCCAGCATAATCTTGATTTTGGCGGGCCCCATGTCCTCCAGGATCAGATTCACCACACTAAAGTGGTGGTTTCCTCCATATAATTGCAATTAGCGGAGTTTTAAAGTTTGTTTTTCTCAGACTAGAATAATTGCATTTATTCAGAGGAAAGCGATGTGAGAATCCAATGTGGAGGGGATGGAGCCTAGTAAAATTAGAATTAAGCTTAATCCCAATTAGGGTCCCctacccaaacagaccctaaattcTCACTAAGCTTATCTTGAAAGATCAGTTATTGTGATTTGGAGCCCAGCCCTCTAATGAGGATACTAAGGTAAAGTGTGCTTTGTTGAACTAATTATCGCAATCCAATTCGATAGTGCGTCCAAACGCGAATAATTTGTGATTGAGATCAAAATACAAAGGCCCCACTAAACAAGAACACGTGATCTAACATTTTGGTCTTGGCATCCTTCTAAGTGGACTTGTATTGGTTTGGGCCCTGATTTGAACTGATCCAGACGTGGGAATTGGGTCCAACCCATTCATGATTTTGTTTTTGGGACAGACCAGGCCCGGCAGgttgatgggccccacttcatggaAGAGCATTTATAGCCTTGGAAGATCCACCAAGAAGGTTGAAAGTTAGGTTAATGGCATCATAGGGAGGAGAATAAAGGAAGGAGGCACGGAGCAACAAGGCACCCACCAAGGTAAATGGTTCAAAGGCAGTGCCTTTGGTAGAaaaaatcagaaagatggaaTTCTCTTTTCATAATGACTTCTTCCTTTAACACCTATTTGGGATTCTTTTAGGAGGCACCACCAACCCCTTTAAGCTACCAACGTTGCTTTTTCTGGTGTGCACTAAATCCACTACAAGGATCCATCACAAAGAATCCTAAAATGGAAAGGAACTCCAACCGCTAGCAACGGGGCGGGCCCCGGCTGAGGaaatcataattttttaaaaGGCCCACAATGGTGGGCCCAATACCTGTTTTTGAAGGGCATGAAGAgtaaatatatataattgattttttttattttttttatttttaaataggtGGGCTGTTTGGAAGCGTCTTTAAGGACTGTTGACCCTCTTCATTCCCAAGATTTCCACAATTTGAGAGTTCAAGGTCAAGCTGTGGAAAATGTTGAGTTTCCCTTTCATAGTCAAACTTGGAAAGCTGCAAGAGCAAGCACCTCAAAAACTCATGTTTGACCAGAAGGCTTGGACAGCCTAGCAGAATCAGGTTTTCAATTATTACGAATTCCAAATGAGGCCCATGGTTTggcgatccagaccgttcatcttaaGGGTACAAACTAAGTATGGACACCCATCGCACAATTCCAGTTGCCTGTAAATAGATGGtcaagaaaaaaatttaaaaaaaaacaaacaaaaaaatcaCATTAGACCGGAAAGGGGCTGACGATTGTATAGATGGGCAGGCATCGTAAATAGAGTTGGATTTTTTGGCCATGGCTCATCCACAGTTGGGTGCTTCAGATCAATAGTCGGGATCGCCAAACCATGAGCTCCACTTGTGCTGATTCCAGCAGCAGAGATACAGCCATAGAGGAGTGGATTAGGTAccacccttaccgtggggcccaccttaatatatgtattctacatccacactgtacatccgttttgccagatcatttttaggcatcagccccaaaatgaagcagatccaattctcaggtggaccataccataggaaacagtggtgattgaccattaatgggccacaagttttggatcaagctgatatttgttttctcccttcatccaggtttttgtgaccttatcaacaggttggatggcaaataaacattacggtgggctttaggaagtttttaatggcaaggccttcaatcaccactgtttcccatagtatggtacacctgagatttgtatcttcttcatttttgggcccttgcCCTAGACTGATCTGGAACCCTTGCCCTAAACAGATCTGGAaaaacagcgtggatataaaatacatacatcaaggtgagccgcaCGGTAGgtaccacaccatcttgggtgaggctggggccgcacctaatctgctccccagcCATAGATACCATTGGGCAGTGGATTCACTTTGCACAAACTGCCATGGGGTGTAGGCCTGTAAATGGAAGAGTCCTGGGACAGTTTTCGCCCCGATTTTGAACTACCATCAGGCTGGCCCTACTCAAAATTGTGATTTTTGTTGGCCCAGACCCAGTCCATTTACAGCCGCAGATCTCACCTGTCTACTGCAGCTAATGTGCTGTGTTGAGGGTAACATAACATTAAGCTCCCGCATCGAAACGATAGGGAATCTGAGCATCTCCATGGGGTGATTTTTACCAATATAATGAGACAGGTACAGGAGCTTTCTTATCTACTCCGTGCTGCTGCAAACTGCAAAAACTGCATAAACTCCTACCAACATCATCTATCATCACAATACAGATTAAACGGATTAAACTGAACCACAGATTGATCAATTGATTTATGTGGACCAATGTCATTTAAGAGGATGCTATTGAGAAATCCGTACTATACCCATTAATTGTGGTACATGGGCCTACTTTTTTCTCCATGTTTGTAACTCCCCATTGAAAAATCAGGAGCTTAGAATGATACATTCAACTAAggagtaaaagaaaataaaaccaaGACAGCGCTGCCATTTCCTTTGCTACTCAGCCCCGCAATGCTACATGATATCGAACACCTACAAAACATTTGTTCTACTTCTTTCCAATGGCAATTTCCGATGCTGCTGCTCCCCTGAAATCTGGAGGCAAATCAATCGCTACAATATCAACATAGGACGACCCACCTCATTTAAGTTTCCATTCTACAATTTCACCCATTGTCATAGATCAGCTATTTTATCGAGTGAAGAGAAGTCCGTGTTGATATTGGAAAGAGCCTCTTGATTGATCTCAACCGCCCTGCACAGATTTGGTAGAGATAATGACGATGAAGATGATCCTGATTCTTGTCTGGGTATTGATGTATCTCCAGCACTCTGGCCATATGACGTCTGACCGTCCTCATTTTCATGAGAAACAGCTTCTTCAAAGGCCAAAGAATCGGCGGATTCATTCCAACCAAACAATGGTAACTTAGTCTCCATGCAGACCTTCAGTTCATCCATGGTTCGGGCTTTGGTCAATTTATCAAGAAGATCATTTACTGCGGCAGACCTTTCACACCACCATTTGTCTGCCTTTTGGGGCCTTCTAAGCTCTTTCTCACTCTTGGAATCTTCTGCACTTGCCAACCTCCCCTCATCGTCAAACTCACTTCTCTGTAACTTCCTCAACCCTTGGTCAACAAGATCTCGTAATCTTTTCCTGAAGTTATCTGCTCTCTCAATGTTTGATTTTAGCCTTGCCTTCATACCTGATATCATTTTGAAGGGCTCATCCACGCCAGAAGTGGTAGCTTCCAGTCCAGTAAGTGGGCCATCTGGTGCAAGTCCTTCTGAAGAAGGATCGACAAAAAATGCTTCCTCCAGTAAACTAACATTCTGCATGTACCTGTCGAATGCTTCGTTTTCAGCTTCAACGTTACTGTCATTGTGATCTTTCAACTTGGAAAACCTCCACGCATTTATAGCTGCAGCATCCTGAAACAAAATCCCACATTCAGCCAAAATCTAGCAAAGCCACCTGCAAGATATAGGCTGGGAACAGGTGAAAATAAGCGCAACACAGACCTTCCGTGACAACGGTCTCCTTGCTCGGAGAGGAATATGAGCTCTATTGAATTGTGCAAAATTGTTGGAAAGTTGCCGAAGTGAGGAGACCCTTAGAGAAGACCTAACACCAAGTCAAGATATCAAATCAGGAGAAGAATTCCAAGCAGCATTTGGGGTTCTATCTCTACTTCTGATGTGCTGAACACTACAACTTACCCTGTGGTAGACACGTCAGAGGACGATTGATCGAACAAAGGAGAGCCTGAAGATGGTGGCTTGTCCGGCAAAGTGGAATTCTGTTTGAGAACTTTGATGCCAAACAATAAAACATGGAAAACAGAAGTCATCATCAAGAGACATGCATAAAGAATTCCTGAGTGAACCTCAGCACAAGAATGAAAATTCGGATCCACTGCATTGATTTCAAATATTCTAGCAGTACATGTATGATATGAAAGTTGCTGCATTCAAACACTATACAAGTTACATGATACTGTGTTCAGATGCTGGACAGGTGGTAAATCATTCTTCATTAGTGTTAGTACATGTGCGTGGACATATACCTTATGTTAGATACAGATACAAGGTCTCAGGGATAACATGCTAAGAACTCGACATGATAGATACAAGGTCTCAGGGATAAAATACTAAGAACTCGTCATGATGATACATGCTTACaactatatcatcatcatcatctaagacttaTCCCAATTAACTAGGGTCAGCTACAATagtccttttccaccattccactctatcaaaagccataccttcagttagaccatagatcATCAAGTCTCATACCGATTACTCTCCattcacatccttttgggccttccccttgcccttttagagccttcaacttgtacaaaTTCGCTCCTAATcggcacagttcttggtctccgttgcacatgaccaaaccatccaagtccacCTTCCCTCATGTTGTTACCTATTGGTACTActaaattcccttgaatgcattcatttgtaattctatccttgtcttgccactcatccatctcaacatcctcatttcagctatacgCATCCTATGGACATGTTGTTACTTAACAGCCCAACATTCCAACCCATGAAACATGGCTAGTCTTATTATAGCTAATGTTTTCAATATCGGTATTGATGGATGTATCACACCTCTGAGATATTGAaacatatcggttattgcatgggaaaATATTGGATGTATTGCATAATGTTTAGCTGTTTTTGGATAACATTGGGAAAtttgtcgaatttttcaatgaaacttcaggggatGTTTAAGAAAacatcattaggaaatttgtcgaatttttcaatgaaacttcaagggatGTTGAAAATAACATCATTACACATTTAGAATCAAATATCTCAAAAAACAAGTGCAGATAATAAGTTTCCCTTGTATAGTCCTAAACTATGCAATGTCTAAcagaagtgatgcaactatattcaaaatcaataCATATCATTTACAAATCTAAGAAATGGATTTGGGGGGGAGCGGGGgttgcaagttttttttttaatcttttcaaaaAACCCAAGTGTTGTTGTCGGTATCTTTTTATCGATGAGACATCATGGATACAATGCAATACATtgcgataatatcgttgatatccAAAGGTACTACAACTTCCTGTGGGTTTCATATCACCAAGGTGAGATGTCAATAATATCAGCCAATATTATCAGTATCGCAAGCATTGCTTATAGACATCCTATAAAATTCCCCTTTCAATTTTGTTAGTACTacacaacaatcacataaaacttgaGAGGTACATCTCCAATTCTTCCACCTGGCTTGAATTCtttgggcaacatccttctcaatctctccacttatGAAGTATCAACCCAAGATaatgaaagtggtcattttgggaaacttcagTGTTTACTAATTCCTCATTCCCACTCCCATTGTCACTAAAAATTGTACTCCACACAACACCATTTTAGTCTAAACCAGTTTTAAATCCTTAAGAGTTCTAAAGCAcctctccataaatctagctttgagTTTATGCCCTCCTTCATTAATCaatatgtcatctgcaaacaacatacaccataggATTTTTTCCTTGCAAATGCTCGTTAACTCATCTATAACCAGTGGGAAAAGGAACGGGCTCAATGTCGATCCCTAGTGCGAGCCTACAATAATtggaaactcacttgtctctccattAGTGTTCATCACGTTTTCAatgctccctcatacatatccttaatcatgtcaatatatcctctcaaAACTCTTTTGTCTCTCAATACCCGCAAGATTAATTCCCTAAGGACCCTATTTAAGCTTTCTATTAAAAATCATAagtttctctaagtcaataaagaccatgtggagatccttcctcctctccctaaatttctccatcaattgtctaaagATGGAAAATAGCTTCGGTGGTAGATCTCCTTAACATGAAACCAAACTAATTTTCTGATACATTCGTCTCATGCCTTATTCTTTGTTCAATcactctcccaaagtttcatagtatgaccctgatgcagggacatgtgatgacctaatcctagatgcatgtataatcaggttaaagaatgcgCAATAAAGCCtctgaaataagaaaaaagaacaaaaacgcctaaaactaaaacacccgtgtggtagggtgtgaaatctgacccatggatctatggtcagggtgcagTCATGCCACTCCTGCACTCGTAGcacgtcagaaaatgggtccgacagacccaacgtccatccacatcaactcatccgctccggtactctgtcggcgacACCACCTCCTCtgatacactctaaagggtgcaccactaatGTCCGCACCAGACCCATAAGTTTAACCCCACGATAGTTAGTGCAGCTCCgtatgtctcctttattcttataaataggtaacaCAATACTTTTCCTCCATCCGTCTagcattttcttcaatcttataatcttgttgaacaaatttgtcaaccaaaataacccaatATCTTCTATACACTTCTAAACCTCCATTGGCATGCCATCCGGTTTGAGGACCTttcctattttcatttttctcaaagattctttcacttcaaatatcCTAATCCTACAAAAGTACCTATGGTCGCCAATGTCGTCGAGTTTATAGTTACTTCTATCTCTATGCTCTTACTAGTACCCTCTATTGCTTTTAATGCATACAATTATATAATAACATTGAAAGATATTATTATCCATGTTTTAGTTCAAAAAATCAGAAGCACTTGTatatatatgctatatatatagTATGTAAATGATGCCAATAAATGAGACAGACTAGATTTTCACCTAATAGCCATATCAATGTGTCCAACATGTGTTCCAAGgggtcattttttaaaaaaaaaaaggcatctcTTTGTTACTAACAAGAGCATGCTTACCATGTATATAACATGGATTTTCAGCTTTTGCACAGCAACTCTTGCATGACTGATATGGGCACCTGCATCACCAACAACGAATGTGTCCTTCATTTGAATGTATTACCATCTCTGAACATGTCTACAGTAGAAAAGGCTCCATGAGAATCATAGAGAAAATGTTATGTTTTGCAGCTTAAAGAGAAGAATTCCATGCTTGG
Coding sequences:
- the LOC131248111 gene encoding uncharacterized protein LOC131248111, whose product is MEVAAAAAASPVPNSNDTNGSTPPRRSKQTLRGLNKPKCIKCGNVARSRCPYQSCKSCCAKAENPCYIHVLKQNSTLPDKPPSSGSPLFDQSSSDVSTTGSSLRVSSLRQLSNNFAQFNRAHIPLRARRPLSRKDAAAINAWRFSKLKDHNDSNVEAENEAFDRYMQNVSLLEEAFFVDPSSEGLAPDGPLTGLEATTSGVDEPFKMISGMKARLKSNIERADNFRKRLRDLVDQGLRKLQRSEFDDEGRLASAEDSKSEKELRRPQKADKWWCERSAAVNDLLDKLTKARTMDELKVCMETKLPLFGWNESADSLAFEEAVSHENEDGQTSYGQSAGDTSIPRQESGSSSSSLSLPNLCRAVEINQEALSNINTDFSSLDKIADL